A region from the Bacteroidota bacterium genome encodes:
- a CDS encoding phosphoribosylanthranilate isomerase yields the protein MIVKVCGIAFNEDLISVSQMHADYAGFIFADNSPRYAAGKIDPELCALLSRSVPSMKKTGVFVNADADEIKDAIEIYRLDAVQLHGEESVSDCRNLREKVQVIKIFSIEDGNSFERCAEYEGAADLFLFDTAGPLAGGNGFSFAWELLNEYNGSTPFLLSGGIGPADVLKIYEVHHLSFAGIDVNSRFELYPGKKNIEMLKPFVNAFKQSSHELRSL from the coding sequence ATGATCGTTAAAGTCTGTGGTATAGCTTTCAATGAAGACCTCATTTCGGTATCGCAAATGCATGCCGACTATGCAGGATTTATTTTCGCCGATAATTCCCCGCGTTATGCAGCCGGAAAGATCGACCCGGAATTATGCGCTTTACTTTCACGGTCTGTTCCGTCAATGAAAAAAACCGGCGTCTTTGTGAATGCCGATGCAGACGAAATAAAAGACGCGATTGAAATTTATCGTCTCGATGCGGTGCAGTTGCATGGAGAAGAAAGTGTAAGCGATTGCCGGAATCTCCGCGAAAAAGTACAGGTGATCAAAATATTTTCAATTGAAGACGGGAATTCATTCGAACGCTGTGCGGAATATGAAGGCGCTGCGGATCTTTTTCTTTTTGATACCGCCGGCCCGCTTGCAGGAGGAAATGGATTTTCATTTGCATGGGAATTACTGAATGAATATAACGGCAGCACACCTTTTCTCCTGAGCGGCGGAATTGGCCCTGCTGATGTTCTTAAGATTTACGAAGTGCATCATCTTTCATTTGCGGGAATAGATGTGAACAGCAGGTTCGAATTATATCCCGGCAAAAAAAATATTGAGATGCTCAAACCATTCGTCAACGCATTCAAACAATCATCACATGAATTACGCAGTCTCTGA